A window from Primulina eburnea isolate SZY01 chromosome 2, ASM2296580v1, whole genome shotgun sequence encodes these proteins:
- the LOC140824138 gene encoding uncharacterized protein, with translation MDSGLRVSILSEDQMFTSQIVKRLELRLQKYLVHADLIVLSLQEFDIILGMDWLSSHGGVNDFRQRLVYVIQPNGKPFVFEATRHQQFSHVISCLCARKLIKRGFHSFLASIVSVTEPVSQRLEDVDVVSEFSSVFPEDVSGIPPDREVDFSIELMLGTVPISKAPYRLAPAEMKELKGQIQDLLDKRFIRPSFSPWDAPVLFVKKKEGNM, from the coding sequence ATGGATTCAGGGTTAAGAGTATCGATCCTATCCGAGGATCAGATGTTCACTTCTCAGATAGTGAAGAGATTGGAGCTTCGGTTACAAAAGTATCTGGTGCACGCagatttgatagtgctatcactACAAGAGTTCGACATCATATTGGGCATGGACTGGTTATCTTCTCATGGTGGAGTCAATGATTTTCGACAGAGGTTAGTGTATGTCATACAACCCAATGGGAAGCCATTTGTTTTTGAGGCAACCAGACACCAGCAGTTCTCGCACGTCATTTCCTGCTTGTGTGCGAGAAAGCTTATCAAAAGAGGCTTCCATTCATTCTTGGCCAGCATTGTATCAGTGACAGAGCCAGTCAGTCAGAGGCTGGAGGATGTAGATGTGGTCAGTGAGTTCTCCAGTGTGTTCCCTGAAGATGTTTCAGGTATCCCTccagatagagaggtggatttttctattgagcttatgctcGGGACAGTGCCGATATCTAAGGCACCCTACCGTTTAGCGCCTGCTGAGATGAAAGAGCTCAAGGGTCAGATTCAGGATCTGCTAGATAAgcgtttcattcgccctagtttttcTCCTTGGGAtgctccagtgctatttgtcaagaagaaggaagGCAACATGTGA